Part of the Nitrospirota bacterium genome, ATTCGCATTCATGCCTATGCGGAAAACATCAGCAACCCGATATTCGATACAACTGTTACGGCCAGATAGTGCAGTGCGGGTAATCATTAAGGAAATTACGGAATAGACGGAATAGACGGAATAGACGGAATTCAACGTTATTGCGTTTGATTAATATACTATTTTAATATATACAGAGGAGGGAAGTATGAAAGCTCTTTCAGTGTACAGAAGCAAGGAGAGGAGAAAACTACGGATTTTAAATAGAAACAGTGGCTTTACACTTGTTGAATTATTGCTCGTTCTGGTAATTATTGGTATCCTTTCAGCCATAGCAATACCAATGTTCCTGGGGCAAAGGACAAAGGCAATACATGCTGAGGCCAAAAGCAATCTTGAATCAATCCGGCTGCTTGAAGAGCAGTTCTTTGCTGAAAATGGAGGATACGCACCAGCGGGTGGAGGGACAATTACTTATGACGCCACCCCTCCAGGCAGCACCTGTGCAGCAACTGGTGGAATAGAGGATGTGCTCCCGGGTTTTCAGCCAGGGGGATGCACGTGTTGTACCGCACCTTATGATTTATATTTTACATATTCAATAACCAGCACTGATGCGGATGGGAACGGCCTTGCAGAAAGCTTTACAGCTACGGCAACCGGTTACACCGGAACCCCTGTTGAAAATGCAACATTTTCAATTGATCAGAATAATAACAGAATGGGCTTCTGATAAAGCCTGATTACGGAAGAGCATCGGTTTGTCCGCAGGTTAACTTGCCCGGTTATCAGAACCCGGGGGGTTAGTATATTTTGGGTGAAATCATTCCAGAAGCGGATCCTTGCTCAGTTTTTCACCCTCAATGATAAATCTTGATAACTGTTCTTTTATTTTAACTTGCCATTCAACATCGTCCTGTGGCACCTTTAGAAGTGCAAATTTGAATAACATCAGGGCTTCTGTTGTTTTTCCGACCCGAAGTGCTGATAACCCCAGGTTGTAAAGGTCTGTAAATGGTGTGGCAATGGAAAAAATTCTTGTGGCCTTGCTAAGAACGTTATAAGCCTTCTTGTATTGTTTCAGGTTTGTATAACAAACCCACAATTTTCTGTATATACCTGTCCGCTCTCCTTCATTTGATCTATCCAATGCCTTTTCATAGAACGAGACTGCTTTATCAAACCTCTTCAGCCCCATCATTGAATCGCCTTTCAATCTGTAACCTTTGGGGAGTTCCGGGATGTTTTTGATGATTAAATCCGCATAAGGTATTGCCTTCAGGTAGTCCCCTTCCATATTGTACATCATCGCTATAACCTGATTTATTATATTGGAGTCAGGATATATTTCGGTGAGTTTGAATAATTCTTCCATGATGGAGTCTTTATCCTCTTTATTTAACCGGCTAATATCCTGGCCAATAATTGTGTACGGATCTATTTTCCTGAGCTCGAATTTCCTCGCTATTTCAGGGTAGGTTTTTTTATCCACATACAGGACTTCTGTATCATCAAAAAAGACCATCGTGTAATCAGGGAACTTCTTGATTATTTCTCTGAATATAGTGTTTCTATTGGGCACTACAATAAAGGGAGGGTTATATTTTGAGATAACCTTTCTTAGAACTTCCACATTTGCAAAAGCATTAGTTGCAATATAGAAATCTTCATCGGTAAAAAGTAACGGAACCTCCATATCCATGAATATTTTATATTTTGGGTATAACATCCACTGAAGATAGCCTCCATTGTTGGGGTAATTCAGCACAGAACCTCCGACATCAAGACGTTTAAGGAACGTAGCTACTCCAGCGGGAAGGCCTCTTGCAGAAACAGGATATTTGGCCTGATTCGGGAATATATTTTTTAGAAACATAACAGGCATGATTATCAGTACAGCAACTAAAAAGATACTAACCGGGCTGAATGTTTTTTTGTGGTAGCCTGTTGCCGGAACAGGAGCATTAGCCGCCAGAACAGGAATGGCAAGCAGTGCTGACTCGTCAATAAAACGGATACCTTTAGTCAACAGAATAATTCCACCTGCAAATAATAGCAAGTGGCTTATCCTTATTTGTTTCGTTAAAATGGATTTCAAGGCTGCCAGAGTTGATCCTAACAACAACAGGCTGAAAATTGTTACGTAATTGGGAGATATTACTGTTCCACGTAAAGTGAGCAGGGTGTCCAGGCTTAAGGGCCTGAGTTCATTAATATATTGAGATGCATATGTTGTTGATATAAATGGCATTTCAATCAACTTTATGCCGTGTGGAGTAAGAAAGATGGCCCCCATTGAAATAACTATCGGAATAATATAGACAAGCTCGTCCCTTGTAAAGTGTCTTTTGTTCTTTATGCGTTTAATATACGACTCAATGATATAAGCAAGACATATCATGATCATTACCGGATACTCTATTCCATGCAGGTTAACCCATAAAACTGCAAGCAATGGCAGGTATATTGCTTTTTTGGGTTTAAACTCAAGGATATAGAGGAACGCAATTATAAAGAGATACGAAAATATATGCGGTCTTACAAGCAGGTAGCGTGGTATCAGGACTAAAAAGTAAAAAAGAACAACCGTCATAATAAATAAGGTTGATTTGTTTTTTGAATCCTTTAAAAAGTAGAACGATATCAGGGATACCGTGGCAAGGTAAACAAGGGTCTTCAGGATAATGAGCCCATAGTAACCAAGGAAAGAATAAACCTTATATACCACCACCTGAAACAGCCAGAAATAGTCTGTCCATTCTCTGCTATTGATAAAGGAAAAATAACTATTGTTTGGTAACGACATATTTTCAAAAATGTATCTCCCGCTGTTAAGGTGATACCATAGATCTGTATCACCGGCAATGATCGGCCAATGGAGAAGATAGTATGAGCTTATTGAAAGAAGAAAGAGGACATAGAAGAGGTTGTACTTATAAGGACTTTTCAGAAAGTCAGGGGTCTTTTGAAGAGTTTT contains:
- a CDS encoding prepilin-type N-terminal cleavage/methylation domain-containing protein; its protein translation is MKALSVYRSKERRKLRILNRNSGFTLVELLLVLVIIGILSAIAIPMFLGQRTKAIHAEAKSNLESIRLLEEQFFAENGGYAPAGGGTITYDATPPGSTCAATGGIEDVLPGFQPGGCTCCTAPYDLYFTYSITSTDADGNGLAESFTATATGYTGTPVENATFSIDQNNNRMGF
- a CDS encoding tetratricopeptide repeat protein, which translates into the protein MVYKVYSFLGYYGLIILKTLVYLATVSLISFYFLKDSKNKSTLFIMTVVLFYFLVLIPRYLLVRPHIFSYLFIIAFLYILEFKPKKAIYLPLLAVLWVNLHGIEYPVMIMICLAYIIESYIKRIKNKRHFTRDELVYIIPIVISMGAIFLTPHGIKLIEMPFISTTYASQYINELRPLSLDTLLTLRGTVISPNYVTIFSLLLLGSTLAALKSILTKQIRISHLLLFAGGIILLTKGIRFIDESALLAIPVLAANAPVPATGYHKKTFSPVSIFLVAVLIIMPVMFLKNIFPNQAKYPVSARGLPAGVATFLKRLDVGGSVLNYPNNGGYLQWMLYPKYKIFMDMEVPLLFTDEDFYIATNAFANVEVLRKVISKYNPPFIVVPNRNTIFREIIKKFPDYTMVFFDDTEVLYVDKKTYPEIARKFELRKIDPYTIIGQDISRLNKEDKDSIMEELFKLTEIYPDSNIINQVIAMMYNMEGDYLKAIPYADLIIKNIPELPKGYRLKGDSMMGLKRFDKAVSFYEKALDRSNEGERTGIYRKLWVCYTNLKQYKKAYNVLSKATRIFSIATPFTDLYNLGLSALRVGKTTEALMLFKFALLKVPQDDVEWQVKIKEQLSRFIIEGEKLSKDPLLE